TATGCTGCCCTCTGGGAAGAGGTCAGTAGCTCCTACTGATGTGCTAAAAGTAACCTCTGAGTGTAAGAGGGTTTACAGCCCTTGCTAACAATATTAAGACATGTCCAGTGCTCCCACTATGACCATTCTAATGGTGCTTCTTCCTGGATCTGTGAAGGCTGCTCCTGTCACCATCCCTGCCCTTTTCTCTGATACTGTAGGCTTTGTGACTGCAGAATTGTGTGAACTCTTGAATGCAGTTAAGTGTGGGAGGCATGACGAATTCATTCCTCCCCAGCATAACCATAAGAGGTGGTCCCAAACAATTCAGGGTTCGTGTGAAGACTCCTGATGTCAACTTGATCTTGATCCCTTCCATAGCAATGAATGACATTTGCCTATGGGAGAGACAAACGAGTGAAATAAAGAAAGTGAGACCTTTTATTCCTATAGCGAAACAATAAGAGCTTATAATAAGAATTTTGAGATCTCAAGTTCAATCTCCTGTTTGTTGCAGGAATCTTTCTCTTCAGTGTTTCCACGATGACCACATGATCATTCCAATTTTGCTTGGACAATTCCAGTGCCAGCCAGAACATTATTATGATTCACAAATGAATATCctcatatacttttttaaatacaCTTGTGTTAGTATTTCTGCTGGCTAAGTGGCATGCACTTTAATATTCCGATAGCTACTAACAATGCTCACAAGCACATCCCTGTATATCTGATGTATATAAAATCAGTACATGGTAATCATGGAGAGACATGGTGGGGAGGCTATGGTCAGGATGCCACATATGGCAGTACAGTATTGGACATGAAATTAAGAGTTGCTGACAGCTAAGGAAGATCTGGAATATAGCATTGGGGAACACTTTGCAACATCCAGAACTTCCCCAATGTGACATGGCCTCCAAATGGAGGCTCTTTTGGCCCTGAACCCATCTAAATGTCATGAATTTTCTAGGTGAACCTCAGTACCAAAGGCTCTGCAGGACTTTTAGCTACTCTCCCATAGCACCCTGGCCCCATCTTTTAGAGTCTCTGTGAAGACTTACCTCTGGGCTATTGTCCACTTCTTCAAACCCAGTTATGTCCAGCGTGTCTCCAACCGGGATGGCCTGGGAACCGCTATAAGCCTCTACTGGTGGTCTCAGAATGTAAATAAGGTTTTCCCAGTAAACGAAAAGATCTTTTGTATTAGGAGGAGGACACAGCTGAAGGTAAAAAGAGCGGCCAGTGGCAAGCTTCAGGCGGAGCTGTTGTTTTTTACCATTATGGATGGATATTGTTACAAACTTCAAGGGAAACAGTCTGGTTAGCTCTAAGATCTGTGTAGGCTTGTAACCTTTTTCTTGGGTGGCAGGACCATATCTGTTATAGTCATCACAGATAGCAGCTGGTCGGGCCAGCAACATGACATCAGGTAGTGTGAGGTGGGGGCTTGTGCGAACAATGCCCACAGTCACCATTCGGGCACGGTTGTGCACGTCGATCACTTCTCCTTTTTTGCTGATCTGTATAAAGTCACTCTCAAACATTGGGGCATACTTGAATATTGTATACTCCCCCTTATACAGTTGTTGCTGTAGTTTCCCCATGGAGGTATTAAACATACCCATTGCGGGGCTGCTTTGGGCTGTGTAATGTGGTAACTTAGATTGATTTTTCATGGCTATCTTTTACCAAGGACTCCTAGGGGTCCTCCACACTTTACCACACTTGGGAGGGCATCCTATTTCCCTGGTTTCTCTAGCAGGTGAATTAGCAGTGGTCTTTTGCAGGCTTTTTTTTGTCTCTGAGCAACTGAGAACAGGGTGGGGGTACTGATTACCAATTGCTCAATGCTAGACACAATTGCACCTGCACCAGACTGTGCTCTGCCTAGAACATGGAGATATTGGGGTGCACAGTGTTAGGGACCCAGTAGATGACAGGGTGCTCAGATGTTGAGTGGAGAAGTCAGGGCCCCAGTAGATGTTACCATGTGCAGATGTAGAAGAGTAGAAGTCAGGGCCCCAGTAGATGCCAAGGTGCACAGATGTGGAGACCCACAGAGATCAGGACCCAGTAGATGTTATAGTATGCAGATGTGGAGGAGCAAGAGATCTGGGCCTCAGTAGATGTCAGGGTGCACAGATGTTGAGGTGCTCAGATGTTGGGATCCCAATAGATGTCAGAGTGTGCAGATGTTGAAGCGCATAGATGTTGGTGTTCACTTGGAGTGGGGAGGAGACCTCCTCTTGAGTCTGACACACTGGTTCACAATAGCCTCTGCTTTTTTGGATTCCACAACCTCACTGCCAGTTGTATTTGTACTGCTCCTCTCTTCCCAAACCGAAGCCTCCACCTAGGCTTAAACCATCCAACAGGACCCCTTTTATCCTCTCCTGCCCATTGTGACCTGCGCGCATCACACACCCCTTTGTCTCTGTTGCTCAACAGCCCCTCCCTCAGAGCAGGGGCTCTGTCCTCTCCACCGCTTCCTACCCATCCTTACTACTCTGCCCTATCTACCTTAGGTCAGCACAACCCCTTGCCCCAGGGACCCATTGAAGGATCTTAATATATGGGTAAATTGCTTTCTAAAAAGTTTAGGTAAAATTTCTGTTAGGTATGAGTTTAAAATATACACACTCTCTTATCCATTACTTTTAGTTGTAGTCGATTAGAATTAATTGTAGAAATTTACCTTGAgaggcgccggggtggctcagtgggttaagcctctgccttctgctcaggtcatgatcccagagtcctgggatcaaggcttgcatcatgctctctgctcagcggggagcctgcttccccctctttctctctctgcctgcctctctgcctacttgtgatctctgtcaaataaataaataaaaatctaaaaaaaaaatttttaccttGAAGAGGGAATTGGACAAGTTGGTAAATAGGTTAGTACGGGGCATTTATCAAGGTTTATTGTAGCAAAAAAGATCACAAATGAGATTAATATTTTACAATAGGggtttggttaaataaattatggagtATTCTGTGATAAAGTACTCTGCAGTCATGAAAATCATTATGTAGTTCCCTATttgacatgaaaagatattcctgattttttttcttaaagagcaaAGCAAAAAAGATTTCAAACAAGTGTTGTATGTGTGGTTCAGTGTATGTAAgatcatctgtgtgtgtgtttgcttgtgAAAGTATGTTCAATGACATGTTTAAAGTGCTTATCTCTGGGTggtataacttttattttctttatactttctatttttattaggGTA
This DNA window, taken from Meles meles chromosome 7, mMelMel3.1 paternal haplotype, whole genome shotgun sequence, encodes the following:
- the GARIN6 gene encoding protein FAM71C; translated protein: MKNQSKLPHYTAQSSPAMGMFNTSMGKLQQQLYKGEYTIFKYAPMFESDFIQISKKGEVIDVHNRARMVTVGIVRTSPHLTLPDVMLLARPAAICDDYNRYGPATQEKGYKPTQILELTRLFPLKFVTISIHNGKKQQLRLKLATGRSFYLQLCPPPNTKDLFVYWENLIYILRPPVEAYSGSQAIPVGDTLDITGFEEVDNSPEANVIHCYGRDQDQVDIRSLHTNPELFGTTSYGYAGEE